The following are encoded in a window of Sminthopsis crassicaudata isolate SCR6 chromosome 3, ASM4859323v1, whole genome shotgun sequence genomic DNA:
- the LOC141562467 gene encoding olfactory receptor 51G2-like, whose protein sequence is MTHLPKSHYALNLNNSPFQPPFFLLTGIPGFEAAHIWIAIPLCIMYTIALLGNCIILFIIKTTSSLHEPQYIFLSILATTDIGLSICTLPTVLNVFLFNHREIEFHSCLAQMYFIHTFSFMESAILLAMAFDRFVAIRNPLHYTTIITHPRIVGIVLVAVLRGATLMVPLPILLKRLPFCKNILSHGYCYHPDIMKLACGPIRFNIIYGLVLVLSSFGVDSMLIIVSYVLILKAVLNIASSEGRLKALNTCISHIVTVVIFYVPLIILALIHRFGTFTSPLFHVTMANLFLFLTPVLNPLVYSFKTKQIRFAIQKVFMKRIF, encoded by the coding sequence ATGACTCACCTCCCAAAAAGTCACTATGCATTAAATTTGAACAATAGCCCATTCCAGCCACCCTTCTTCCTCCTGACAGGCATCCCAGGATTTGAGGCAGCACACATCTGGATTGCTATCCCTCTGTGCATCATGTACACGATTGCCCTACTTGGAAACTGTATTATTCTATTCATCATTAAAACCACTTCCAGTCTTCATGAACCTCAATATATCTTCTTGTCCATTCTGGCAACTACAGATATTGGCCTGTCTATATGCACATTGCCAACAGTGCTTAATGTCTTCCTTTTCAACCATCGGGAAATAGAGTTCCACAGCTGCTTGGCACAGATGTATTTCATCCATACCTTTTCCTTCATGGAGTCTGCCATCCTGTTGGCCATGGCCTTTGATCGTTTTGTGGCTATCAGAAATCCTTTACACTACACCACAATCATTACCCATCCTCGAATTGTTGGGATAGTGCTGGTGGCTGTGTTGAGGGGAGCAACACTGATGGTACCCTTGCCTATCTTGCTTAAACGACTACCCTTCTGCAAAAACATCCTCTCCCATGGTTATTGTTATCATCCTGATATAATGAAGCTGGCCTGTGGACCTATCAGATTCAACATAATCTATGGgcttgttcttgttctttcttcttttggtgTTGACTCTATGCTCATTATTGTCTCCTATGTACTAATATTGAAGGCAGTTTTGAACATTGCTTCAAGTGAGGGCCGCCTAAAGGCCCTCAATACTTGTATCTCACACATAGTCACAGTTGTTATCTTCTATGTGCCACTCATTATTCTGGCCCTAATTCACCGATTTGGTACATTCACTTCACCTCTCTTTCATGTCACTATGGCcaatcttttcctcttcctaacCCCAGTCTTGAATCCACTGGTCTATAGCTTTAAAACTAAACAGATTCGCTTTGCCATACAGAAAGTCTTCATGAAGAGGATCTTTTGA
- the LOC141559895 gene encoding olfactory receptor 51G2-like: protein MYTIALLGNCIILFIIKTTSSLHEPQYIFLSILAATDIGLSISTLPTVLNIFLLNYREIEFHSCLAQMFFIHTFSSMESAILLAMAFDRFVAIRNPLHYTMILTHPRIIGMGLVAVLRGVALMAPLPILLKRLPFCKNIILSHGYCYHPDVMKLACGPVRVNIIYGLVLVLCSFGVDSVLIVVSYVLILKTVVSIASSEGRLKALNTCISHIVTVVIFYVPLIILALIHRFGTFTSPLFHVTMANLFLFLTPVLNPLVYSFKTKQIRFAIQKI, encoded by the exons ATGTACACGATTGCCCTACTTGGAAACTGTATCATTCTATTCATCATTAAGACCACTTCCAGTCTTCATGAACCTCAATATATCTTCTTGTCCATTCTGGCAGCTACAGATATTGGCCTGTCTATATCCACATTGCCAACAGTGCTTAATATCTTCCTTCTCAACTATCGGGAAATAGAGTTCCACAGCTGCCTGGCACAGATGTTTTTCATCCATACCTTTTCCTCCATGGAGTCTGCCATCCTGTTGGCCATGGCCTTTGATCGTTTTGTGGCTATCAGAAACCCATTACACTATACCATGATCCTTACCCATCCTCGAATCATAGGGATGGGGCTAGTGGCTGTGTTGAGGGGAGTGGCACTGATGGCACCCTTGCCTATCTTGCTCAAAAGACTACCCTTTTGCAAAAACATAATACTCTCCCATGGTTATTGCTACCATCCTGATGTCATGAAGCTGGCCTGTGGACCAGTCAGGGTCAACATAATTTATGGGTTGGttcttgttctttgttcttttggTGTTGACTCTGTGCTCATTGTTGTCTCCTATGTCCTAATCCTGAAGACAGTTGTGAGCATTGCTTCAAGTGAGGGCCGCCTAAAGGCCCTCAATACTTGTATCTCACACATAGTCACAGTTGTTATCTTCTATGTGCCACTCATTATTCTGGCCCTAATTCACCGATTTGGTACATTCACTTCACCTCTTTTTCATGTCACTATGGCcaatcttttcctcttcctaacCCCAGTTCTGAATCCACTGGTCTATAGCTTTAAAACCAAACAGATTCGCTTTGCCATACAGAAA atatag